Proteins encoded together in one Thermophilibacter immobilis window:
- a CDS encoding polyphosphate polymerase domain-containing protein, with protein MFQMVFQRHELKYLLDDAQRHRLEALVSRHMQPDAYGPSTVCNLYYDTPSLLLGRRSIARPTYKEKIRVRSYGVSDGASPVFVELKKKFRGVTYKRRVSLLPAQAASLLAGQGPLDTQIEREIDFAARRYEDLAPRAFIGYDRNAFFSPEDSNFRMTFDESLRVRWDWLSLAAGDDGDPLLEEGLTVLEVKCLGGMPLWLVGFFSAEGLHKVGWSKYGTACKVRMGMVPAQG; from the coding sequence ATGTTCCAGATGGTGTTCCAGCGACACGAACTCAAGTATCTGCTTGACGACGCGCAGCGCCATCGGCTCGAGGCCCTCGTGTCCCGTCACATGCAACCCGACGCCTACGGGCCTTCAACGGTCTGCAACCTCTACTACGACACGCCCAGCCTTCTGCTCGGGCGCCGCTCCATCGCCCGCCCTACGTACAAGGAGAAGATCAGGGTTCGCAGCTATGGGGTGAGCGACGGCGCAAGCCCCGTCTTCGTGGAGCTCAAGAAGAAGTTCAGGGGCGTGACGTACAAGCGCAGGGTCTCGCTGCTCCCCGCTCAGGCTGCGTCGCTTCTCGCCGGACAGGGCCCGCTCGACACCCAGATCGAGCGCGAGATCGACTTCGCCGCACGCCGCTACGAGGATCTGGCGCCTCGCGCCTTCATCGGCTACGACCGAAACGCGTTCTTCTCGCCCGAGGACAGCAACTTTCGCATGACCTTTGACGAGAGCCTTCGCGTGCGGTGGGACTGGCTCTCGCTTGCCGCCGGTGATGACGGTGATCCGCTCCTCGAAGAGGGGCTCACGGTCCTTGAGGTCAAGTGCCTCGGGGGAATGCCCCTGTGGCTCGTTGGGTTCTTCTCGGCAGAGGGGCTCCACAAGGTTGGGTGGTCCAAGTACGGCACCGCCTGCAAGGTTCGCATGGGCATGGTGCCCGCACAAGGATAG
- a CDS encoding VaFE repeat-containing surface-anchored protein — translation MTVAQAPKLATSAADQSDGDKTLDARSGTVVDTVAYEGLTPGVEYTLKGELVSSPDGERIGITGEVTFTPAQADGTVEVTFEVPAGYDGRTLVVFERAYDADGVVATHEEDPDDPAQTVTVAQAPKLATSQKKSKNLPKMGDASMTLGSEVLALSGIALLGLYHRIKE, via the coding sequence GTGACCGTGGCGCAGGCCCCGAAGCTGGCGACGTCCGCCGCCGACCAGTCCGACGGGGACAAGACGCTTGACGCCCGCAGCGGCACGGTAGTCGACACCGTGGCCTACGAGGGGCTGACCCCCGGGGTCGAGTACACGCTCAAGGGCGAGCTGGTGAGCTCCCCGGACGGCGAGCGCATCGGCATCACCGGCGAGGTCACGTTCACCCCCGCCCAGGCCGACGGCACCGTCGAGGTCACCTTCGAGGTCCCGGCCGGCTACGATGGCCGCACCCTGGTCGTTTTCGAAAGGGCCTATGACGCCGACGGCGTCGTGGCCACCCACGAGGAGGACCCCGACGACCCGGCCCAGACCGTGACCGTGGCGCAGGCCCCGAAGCTGGCGACGTCCCAGAAGAAGAGTAAGAATCTTCCGAAGATGGGAGATGCCTCCATGACTCTTGGATCTGAAGTTTTGGCACTTTCCGGGATTGCCTTGTTGGGTCTTTATCACAGGATCAAGGAGTAG